A region of Periophthalmus magnuspinnatus isolate fPerMag1 chromosome 13, fPerMag1.2.pri, whole genome shotgun sequence DNA encodes the following proteins:
- the numa1 gene encoding nuclear mitotic apparatus protein 1 isoform X3 has translation MNLGVKALLSWVKATIATESEAETDVNIEDLQNGEILLKLVHLLKRESSTPCLSNCVDDRFKIISDFVERDCRFNALNGTPIIWETIKDGSNLTIEIAKVLLLLVYHDMMNDHCTLRTLDCDVENQIASLTATYVMESEGSVSLRPGLDAHLSRRYLPVPRDVFDKSSSTSLSSASSVYDDESPLFVRSQKVKFLDLQNVASSSVSSSPIQDIMNTPIFQMRKMQRQLLQDRDYRDGLEKELSSKLALLAQRETQINQLQYCLDKLKEDQRVGEQFAKEQNDELENKNNMLQSRFNDVLKQNKELKGNAALMERKIDELTEENGVLSCQMRTVCSQLANFEAEVGRLTVIQTSNEVEWRSTVSNLQSELNEARAQKELLAEQTEILQGKISCLEDKISRSTQEEEGDNMWVSVEKELLENKISLLTNELENTANSLQKIEVEVQAKSQQLKEREQEISDQKKLLLQQQNQIGQLIESKKMAVENLVKEMTEMRERLQQEICALKLRLEEAEQKKHEQMTRLQVQVELCNQEIEMLKKEDLQTSERIKDLMTKLCTANNLLADKDQEVNSLTEKVVLLTEINQQTKDESLAKEEKFSQLLLEKSRDEEVLQSSIQSLKDQVNNLKTSLTHTEEELQIEKNRLSQTNKDSSERIEGLNHDLVLCKETIETLKEELHIKDEQIIKTKKDNAIVCERLQEEICALKSQINGLGETLSEAKQQVQTQQSELLKREEESSHQKVLLQQQLTSSEEMVKNLKVEIGTKIEQISLLENQTVEQSVLLKREADNFQQQVESLTSRLIKAEGDLCFKENDLVLKQQQVESLQTKVSEFEKEIKTLHANIQTKEEELFNLKGELSTDMKRVKEENLKRSEELENEIQFLSSQVQSLKRSLNSATEQLTLTEGMLAKKEMEMSHEEEVIQKLKTTFDEEMLALRQHLCANEEQMITLKSEADSQSSIHQQEIQSLKDQLYNMAEALSKAEEMVQTQLQIITEQEIKSAQEKESLEKKLLDSQAVIRELENEITVKEQQMTELRTQSSEQSNVLYEQNEYLQKRMESLASSLKATEDEMHSKESILTQQQHENQLKQKELCGLQLKVEQAEKEMAAFKQEKSVIQVNLQEKEDLLIKTKEQYQMVQAELSAIKFRMSENDKDVGKLRDDAVAQRELLHKAQEQVKNKDDMLKELKGQSSRQTDDLQRCVEILKGQLEDCSQKLVGKELESAQQIDHLKQELVSLNSELNQHKELNTHVLRQKEETLESTQKERDYLIKEKEALHERILAVEKQLEVTASENQRLARAKQAIERENDAALKLQTKLQQELQMLKQDNDALLNGKMEDVEAVKTDFLEQLSAKSTAVEHYKAQMEKAVSHYNSKKQLLQKSEEEMANLKHSLEVQEREVKTVTMENKLLQMELDKIQSNEKFLLNKITSLEAQLSFADKALRAQSKFQYDEKTSEQMPSTLEVPGERYGMNTRAKLRSMSSDSLDQSSLDDSLNNTRKLSAPSEASTPLVRSSERLAAKRRGPQAESLETLYFTPINTRHRTTTDFKPEESAKRNSASSVKRRRTTQKTPGHNEADETFYSLTSARSQPNLSSAHKAQGISTELFTTPKASEADQLIGLPGYRRSTIHSQATSTFCVGTENEPEGGPEDWMRIAEIQARNKACLPHLKSSYPVEFDTVRNSALMFTDEELRTGDPIETIRRASVMPGQLQDSLTSHRLSYMGQSGNNATSWSRLSLMPGQAIPEAVSSTLRNPKTNKRAPSTLTIHSTSPEKKIRASCFPRPLTPKNKNVSGPAIPHIQTADRRQSMMFTIDNTPRKDPRKDILKKGLSKLRSSTRKSPGKNLKSPAQSANRHGQENIPVRNGRIAVGGAARLGSQKSPLMANKGPKKSPRVSTRAAKSPGLTASARKMMSRMKV, from the exons ATGAATTTGGGCGTCAAAGCTCTCCTTAGCTGG GTCAAAGCTACAATAGCCACAGAGAGCGAAGCTGAAACTGACGTAAACATTGAAGATTTACAAAATGGGGAGATCTTACTCAAACTTGTCCATCTCCT AAAGAGGGAGTCGTCTACCCCTTGCCTGAGCAATTGTGTTGATGATCGCTTCAAGATTATTTCTGACTTTGTTGAAA GAGATTGCAGATTTAATGCACTAAATGGGACTCCAATTATATGGGAAACTATTAAAGATGGCAGCAACTTAACAATTGAAATTGCAAAG gtcCTTTTGTTGCTTGTTTATCATGACATGATGAATGACCATTGCACACTGAGGACCCTTGATTGTGATGTGGAG aATCAGATAGCAAGCTTAACTGCTACATATGTGATGGAGAGTGAAGGAAGTGTCTCTTTGAGGCCTGGACTTGATGCCCATTTGTCCAGACGTT ACTTGCCTGTACCGCGTGATGTTTTTGATAAATCAAGCTCCACTTCATTATCCAGTGCATCATCTGTGTATGATGATGAGTCCCCTCTCTTTGTTCGTTctcaaaaagtcaaatttttggaCTTGCAAAATGTTGCATCATCTTCAGTCAG CAGTTCACCTATACAAGACATTATGAACACACCCATATTCCAGATGAGGAAGATGCAACGGCAATTATTACAAGACCGAGACTACAGAGATGGGCTGGAGAAGGAACTCTCCAGCAAACTGGCACTTTTGGCACAAAGAG aaACTCAAATAAATCAGCTGCAGTATTGTTTGGATAAATTAAAGGAGGACCAACGTGTTGGAGAACAATTTGCAaaagagcaaaatgatgagctGGAAAACAAGAATAACAT GTTGCAGTCACGCTTTAATGATGTACTGAAGCAGAATAAAGAACTCAAGGGTAATGCTGCACTGATGGAGCGCAAAATAGATGAACTAACTGAAGAAAATGGTGTGCTTTCTTGCCAG ATGAGGACAGTGTGCTCTCAATTGGCCAATTTTGAAGCAGAAGTTGGCAGGCTGACAGTGATCCAAACGTCTAATGAAGTGGAGTGGAGGAGCACTGTAAGCAATTTGCAATCAGAGCTTAATGAAGCAAGGGCACAAAAG GAACTTCTTGCAGAACAAACTGAGATCCTACAAGGAAAGATATCCTGTTTGGAAGATAAAATAAGCAGATCCAcacaagaagaggaaggagacaaTATGTGGGTTTCAGTGGAG AAAGAACTGCTGGAGAACAAAATCAGCTTGTTAACAAATGAGTTGGAGAACACCGCAAATTCTCTTCAGAAAATTGAGGTGGAGGTTCAGGCCAAGTCACAGCAGCTGAAGGAACGTGAGCAAGAAATTTCTGACCAGAAGAAACTTTTACTTCAACAACAGAACCAAATTGGTCAATTGATTGAGTCAAAGAAAATGGCTGTAGAAAACCTTGTGAAAGAGATGACTGAAATGAGAGAACGTCTGCAACAGGAGATATGTGCCCTTAAACTTCGGCTGGAAGAAGCTGAGCAAAAGAAACATGAACAGATGACAAGGTTACAAGTCCAAGTTGAGTTATGCAATCAAGAAATTGAAATGCTCAAAAAGGAAGATCTTCAAACTTCAGAAAGAATTAAAGATCTAATGACTAAACTGTGTACTGCCAATAATCTTTTGGCTGATAAAGATCAAGAAGTAAACAGCCTCACAGAAAAGGTAGTTCTACTAACTGAAATTAATCAACAAACCAAAGATGAAAGTTTAGCCAAAGAGGAAAAATTTTCACAGTTGCTGCTAGAAAAATCTCGAGATGAGGAGGTTCTTCAAAGTAGCATCCAATCGTTAAAGGATCAAGTCAACAACCTTAAAACATCACTAACACACACTGAAGAGGAAttgcaaatagaaaaaaatcgCCTCAGTCAAACTAATAAAGATAGCAGTGAGCGAATTGAGGGACTCAATCATGATCTTGTACTTTGTAAAGAGACAATTGAGACACTTAAAGAGGAACTTCACATCAAAGATGAGCAAATAATTAAGACTAAAAAGGATAATGCAATAGTGTGTGAAAGGCTGCAAGAAGAAATTTGTGCTCTTAAAAGTCAAATCAATGGTTTGGGTGAAACTTTGAGTGAAGCCAAGCAACAGGTCCAAACACAGCAGAGTGAATTGTTGAAACGGGAAGAAGAAAGTTCTCATCAAAAAGTCCTTCTGCAGCAACAGTTGACATCTTCTGAGGAGATggtaaaaaatttaaaagttGAAATTGGGACAAAAATTGAACAAATAAGCTTGTTAGAAAACCAAACTGTTGAGCAATCTGTGCTCTTGAAAAGGGAAGCTGATAACTTCCAGCAACAAGTGGAGTCTCTCACATCTCGGCTAATAAAGGCCGAAGGGGATTTGTGTTTCAAGGAAAATGACTTGGTCCTGAAACAGCAGCAGGTGGAGTCATTGCAGACAAAGGTCTCTGAATTTGAAAAGGAGATCAAGACACTACATGCCAACATTCAAACTAAAGAGGAAGAATTATTCAATCTTAAGGGGGAGCTCTCCACAGACATGAAACGTGTAAAGGAAGAGAACCTTAAACGGTCAGAGGAGCTTGAAAATGAAATCCAATTTCTCAGTTCCCAAGTACAAAGTTTGAAACGATCTCTAAACAGTGCTACAGAACAGCTGACTCTTACAGAAGGCATGCTGGCCAAAAAGGAGATGGAGATGTCACATGAAGAAGAGGTGATTCAAAAACTCAAGACAACATTTGATGAGGAGATGCTTGCACTTAGGCAGCACCTATGTGCTAATGAAGAACAGATGATTACACTAAAGAGTGAGGCTGATAGCCAATCGAGCATACACCAACAAGAGATTCAGTCCCTTAAGGACCAACTTTACAATATGGCTGAAGCGCTGAGTAAAGCTGAAGAGATGGTTCAGACTCAGCTACAGATAATTACTGAACAAGAGATTAAAAGTGCTCAGGAGAAAGAGTCACTCGAGAAAAAACTTTTAGATTCTCAGGCTGTTATCAGGGAGCTTGAGAATGAGATTACTGTTAAAGAACAACAAATGACAGAGCTGAGGACGCAAAGCTCTGAGCAGTCCAATGTTCTATATGAGCAGAATGAGTATCTTCAGAAACGGATGGAGTCACTAGCTTCATCTTTAAAAGCCACTGAAGATGAGATGCATTCCAAAGAGTCTATACTAACtcaacaacaacatgaaaaccaactgaaacaaaaagagCTTTGTGGCCTACAGCTTAAAGTCGAACAGGCTGAAAAAGAAATGGCAgcatttaaacaagagaaaagtgTGATACAGGTCAATCTACAAGAAAAGGAGGATCTTCTGATCAAAACTAAAGAGCAGTACCAGATGGTTCAGGCAGAGTTATCTGCCATTAAATTCAGGATGTCTGAAAATGACAAAGATGTTGGTAAACTCAGGGATGATGCCGTGGCACAGAGAGAGTTGCTTCACAAAGCACAAGAACAAGTCAAAAACAAAGATGATATGTTAAAAGAGCTAAAAGGACAAAGTTCAAGACAAACCGATGATTTGCAACGATGTGTGGAGATCTTGAAAGGTCAACTAGAAGATTGTTCTCAGAAACTTGTGGGCAAAGAGCTGGAGTCGGCTCAGCAAATTGATCATCTTAAGCAAGAACTTGTCTCTCTAAATTCAGAGCTCAACCAACACAAAGAACTGAATACCCATGTCCTCAGACAAAAGGAGGAAACACTCGAATCTACACAAAAGGAAAGGGATTATCTAATTAAGGAAAAAGAAGCTCTGCATGAAAGAATACTTGCAGTGGAGAAACAACTGGAAGTCACTGCCTCAGAAAACCAGAGACTGGCCAGAGCCAAGCAGGCCATAGAAAGAGAAAATGATGCTGCGTTAAAGCTCCAAACTAAATTGCAGCAGGAGCTGCAAATGCTGAAACAGGACAATGATGCGCTCCTAAATGGAAAAATGGAAGACGTTGAGGCAGTCAAGACAGACTTCCTTGAGCAGCTCTCTGCTAAATCTAcagctgtggaacattataaaGCTCAG ATGGAAAAGGCAGTGAGTCACTACAATAGTAAGAAGCAGCTTTTACAGAAAAGTGAGGAGGAGATGGCTAATTTGAAACATTCACTCGAGGTTCAGGAGCGTGAAGTTAAAACCGTTACCATGGAAAACAAGCTTCTACAAATGGAACTGGACAAAATACAAAGCAATGAAAAATTTCTTCTGAACAAGATTACCAGTTTGGAAGCACAG CTAAGCTTTGCTGACAAGGCTCTCCGTGCACAAAGTAAGTTCCAGTATGACGAAAAGACTTCAGAGCAAATGCCCTCCACATTGGAAGTTCCTGGAGAGAGATATGGTATGAATACAAGAGCAAAGCTTAGAAGCATGAGCTCTGACAGCCTGGACCAGAGCTCTCTAGATGATTCGCTGAATAACACAAG AAAATTATCTGCACCTAGTGAAGCAAGCACACCACTGGTTCGTAGTTCAGAGCGCCTAGCAGCCAAACGCCGTGGACCTCAGGCTGAGTCTCTAGAGACCCTTTACTTTACACCCATCAACACAAGGCATAG GACTACTACAGACTTCAAACCGGAGGAGTCCGCCAAGAGAAATTCAGCTTCGTCTGTCAAGAGGCGTAGGACCACACAG AAAACTCCAGGCCACAATGAAGCTGATGAAACGTTCTACAGTTTGACTTCAGCTCGCTCCCAGCCAAACCTCTCCAGTGCCCACAAAGCCCAGGGAATCTCCACAGAACTTTTCACTACACCTAAAGCATCTGAAGCAGACCAGCTAATTGGTCTCCCAGGATACAGACGCAGCACCATCCATTCACAGG CTACAAGTACATTCTGTGTTGGAACAGAGAATGAACCCGAAGGTGGACCTGAGGACTGGATGAGAATAGCTGAGATTCAGGCAAGAAACAAGGCTTGCCTTCCACATCTGAAGAGCAGCTATCCAGTGGAGTTTGAT ACTGTCCGCAATAGTGCTTTGATGTTCACTGATGAAGAACTGCGGACTGGCGACCCCATTGAGACAATCCGCCGTGCATCTGTGATGCCTGGGCAGCTCCAGGACTCTCTGACTTCCCATAGGCTCTCTTACATGGGTCAGAGTGGTAATAATGCCACATCTTGGTCACGGCTCTCTTTAATGCCAGGCCAAGCCATTCCCGAAGCAGTCAGCTCTACTCTCAGAAACCCAAAAACCAACAAGCGGGCGCCATCTACGCTGACTATACATTCAACCTCACCTGAG AAAAAAATTAGAGCCAGCTGTTTCCCTCGTCCACTTACTCCCAAAAATAAGAATGTTAGTGGTCCAGCTATCCCTCACATACAGACA gcCGATCGGAGGcaatcaatgatgtttactATTGACAACACCCCAAGAAAAGACCCTAGAAAAGACATTCTAAAGAAAGGTCTGAGCAAACTACGAAGCTCTACTCGTAAATCACCAGGGAAAAATCTCAAGTCGCCTGCGCAGTCAGCTAACCGTCATGGCCAAGAGAATATTCCTGTAAGAAATGGACGCATAGCTGTTGGAGGGGCTGCCAGGCTGGGAAGCCAGAAATCCCCACTGATGGCAAATAAAGGACCGAAAAAGTCCCCACGTGTATCCACTAGGGCTGCAAAATCCCCTGGCCTTACAGCTAGTGCTCGCAAG ATGATGAGCAGGATGAAGGTGTGA